From Enterobacter pseudoroggenkampii, a single genomic window includes:
- the waaA gene encoding lipid IV(A) 3-deoxy-D-manno-octulosonic acid transferase: MELLYTALLYIIQPLVWLRLLLRSRKAPAYRKRWAERYGFCRNKVAPDGILLHSVSVGETLAAIPLVRALRHRYPSLPITVTTMTPTGSERALSAFGKDVHHVYLPYDLPCAMNRFLNTVRPKLVIVMETELWPNMISALHARKIPLVIANARLSERSAKGYGKLGKFMRRLLSKITLIAAQNEEDAARFVSLGLKRNQLAVTGSLKFDISVTPELAARAITLRRQWAPRRQVWIATSTHDGEEEIILQAHRKLLESFPDLLLILVPRHPERFKDAREMVQKGGFSFTLRSSGEIPSGSTQVVIGDTMGELMLLYGIADLAFVGGSLVERGGHNPLEPAAHAIPVLMGPHTFNFKDICAKLQQADGLITVTDADSVVKEVSTLLTDEDYRLWYGRHAVEVLHQNQGALTRLLQLLQPYLPQRSH; this comes from the coding sequence TTGGAATTGTTGTATACCGCTCTGCTCTACATCATTCAGCCACTGGTGTGGCTGAGGCTGTTGCTTCGTAGCCGTAAAGCGCCTGCGTATCGTAAACGCTGGGCTGAACGCTATGGCTTCTGCCGCAATAAAGTCGCTCCGGACGGTATTTTGCTGCATTCCGTTTCTGTCGGTGAAACGCTGGCGGCAATCCCGCTGGTTCGCGCCCTGCGTCACCGCTACCCGTCGCTGCCAATTACCGTCACGACGATGACGCCAACCGGCTCGGAGCGCGCGTTATCCGCTTTTGGCAAAGACGTCCATCACGTCTATCTCCCTTACGATCTGCCCTGCGCCATGAATCGTTTCCTCAACACCGTGCGCCCGAAGCTGGTGATTGTGATGGAAACCGAACTGTGGCCGAACATGATTTCCGCCCTGCATGCCCGCAAAATTCCGCTGGTGATTGCCAACGCGCGCCTGTCAGAGCGCTCGGCGAAAGGCTACGGCAAGCTGGGTAAATTTATGCGCCGCCTGCTGAGCAAGATCACGCTGATCGCCGCGCAGAATGAAGAAGATGCGGCACGCTTTGTCTCTCTGGGCCTCAAACGCAACCAGCTTGCGGTAACGGGCAGCCTGAAGTTCGATATTTCTGTTACCCCTGAGCTCGCTGCCCGTGCGATCACGCTGCGTCGCCAGTGGGCCCCGCGTCGTCAGGTCTGGATTGCGACCAGTACCCATGACGGTGAAGAAGAGATCATCCTGCAGGCTCACCGCAAGCTGCTGGAAAGCTTCCCTGATTTACTGCTGATCCTCGTGCCCCGCCATCCGGAGCGTTTCAAAGATGCCCGTGAAATGGTGCAGAAAGGCGGTTTCAGCTTCACGTTGCGCAGCAGCGGTGAGATCCCTTCCGGCAGCACCCAGGTGGTGATTGGCGATACAATGGGCGAACTGATGCTGCTGTACGGCATTGCTGACCTCGCGTTTGTCGGTGGCAGCCTGGTCGAGCGTGGCGGACATAACCCGCTGGAGCCAGCAGCCCACGCCATTCCGGTGCTGATGGGGCCGCACACGTTTAACTTCAAAGATATCTGCGCGAAATTACAGCAGGCCGATGGTTTGATTACCGTGACCGATGCAGATTCAGTAGTCAAAGAGGTATCGACCCTTCTGACTGACGAAGATTATCGCCTGTGGTACGGGCGCCATGCGGTCGAAGTGCTGCACCAGAACCAGGGCGCCCTGACCCGTCTGCTGCAGCTTCTGCAACCTTACCTGCCCCAGCGGAGCCATTAA